Proteins co-encoded in one Pan paniscus chromosome 23, NHGRI_mPanPan1-v2.0_pri, whole genome shotgun sequence genomic window:
- the LOC100976362 gene encoding transmembrane protein 191C isoform X1: MCRATLGLPLPPIVIQPTRRSLPPIVTPASRRLGPRGGRHLGSVSTAMAATQELLLQLQKDNRDGRQRKQELEKLIRGLEAESESLNQRLQDLSERERRTLGTGDPPSGPSLLRRRSQAAQPLQREAREAARERAERVRRRLEEAERHKEDLEQHSRQLQEQWEELSSQLFYYGGEPQSQKSTEQQLTAQLVTLQVLERDPENELELAETKCALQEEKLQQGALQTAEAWAIFQEQTVVLQEVQVKVMEAAEELDAWQSGRELCDGQLRGVQYSTESLMEEMARADRETRLFGGPRALAIRRCVLGALQVLLTLPLLFLGLSLLWTVLLDPGAVSAWLWSLTSETTLRRLRYTLSPLLELRANGLLPT, translated from the exons ATGTGTCGGGCTACGCTCGGGCTTCCCCTGCCGCCCATTGTGATCCAGCCCACTAGGCGCTCCCTGCCGCCCATTGTGACGCCTGCCAGCCGCAGGCTGGGTCCCCGAGGCGGGCGGCATTTAGGCTCGGTCTCCACAGCCATGGCCGCGACGCAGGAGCTGCTGCTGCAGTTGCAGAAGGATAACCGAGATGGTCGCCAGCGGAAGCAGGAGCTAGAGAAGCTGATACGCGGGCTCGAGGCCGAGAGCGAGAGCCTCAACCAGCGCCTGCAGGACCTGAGCGAGCGGGAGCGGAG GACCTTGGGAACGGGTGATCCACCCAGCGGACCCAG CCTGCTGCGGAGGCGAAGCCAGGCAGCGCAGCCTCTGCAAAGGGAGGCGCGCGAGGCGGCGCGGGAGCGCGCGGAGCGGGTGCGCAGAAGACTGGAGGAGGCGGAGCGCCACAAGGAGGACTTG GAGCAGCACAGCAGGCAGCTGCAGGAGCAGTGGGAGGAGCTGTCGAGTCAG CTCTTCTACTACGGAGGAGAACCGCAGAGCCAGAAGAGCACGGAGCAGCAACTCACAGCCCAGTTGGTGACGCTGCAGGTCCTTGAGCGGGACCCTGAG AATGAACTGGAGCTGGCGGAGACCAAATGCGCCTTGCAGGAGGAGAAGCTGCAGCAG GGCGCGCTGCAGACAGCGGAGGCCTGGGCCATATTCCAGGAGCAGACCGTAGTCCTGCAG GAGGTGCAGGTGAAGGTGATGGAGGCTGCGGAGGAGCTGGACGCCTGGCAGAGTGGCCGGGAACT GTGTGACGGGCAGCTTCGCGGAGTGCAGTACAGCACCGAGTCGCTCATGGAGGAGATGGCCAGGGCGGACCGA GAGACGCGGCTGTTCGGCGGTCCTCGCGCGCTGGCCATCAG GCGGTGCGTGCTGGGCGCGCTGCAGGTGCTGCTGACGCTGCCGCTCCTCTTCCTGGGGCTGTCGCTGCTCTGGACGGTGCTGTTGGACCCCGGCGCCGTCTCCGCGTGGCTCTGGAGCCTCACCTCGGAGACGACGCTGCGCCGCCTGCGCTACACGCTGTCCCCGCTGCTGGAGCTGCGCGCTAACGGGCTGCTGCCAACCTAA
- the LOC100976362 gene encoding transmembrane protein 191B isoform X2, whose protein sequence is MCRATLGLPLPPIVIQPTRRSLPPIVTPASRRLGPRGGRHLGSVSTAMAATQELLLQLQKDNRDGRQRKQELEKLIRGLEAESESLNQRLQDLSERERSLLRRRSQAAQPLQREAREAARERAERVRRRLEEAERHKEDLEQHSRQLQEQWEELSSQLFYYGGEPQSQKSTEQQLTAQLVTLQNELELAETKCALQEEKLQQGALQTAEAWAIFQEQTVVLQVRPHSDAKVPPASPPPDLGRCDGQLRGVQYSTESLMEEMARADRETRLFGGPRALAIRRCVLGALQVLLTLPLLFLGLSLLWTVLLDPGAVSAWLWSLTSETTLRRLRYTLSPLLELRANGLLPT, encoded by the exons ATGTGTCGGGCTACGCTCGGGCTTCCCCTGCCGCCCATTGTGATCCAGCCCACTAGGCGCTCCCTGCCGCCCATTGTGACGCCTGCCAGCCGCAGGCTGGGTCCCCGAGGCGGGCGGCATTTAGGCTCGGTCTCCACAGCCATGGCCGCGACGCAGGAGCTGCTGCTGCAGTTGCAGAAGGATAACCGAGATGGTCGCCAGCGGAAGCAGGAGCTAGAGAAGCTGATACGCGGGCTCGAGGCCGAGAGCGAGAGCCTCAACCAGCGCCTGCAGGACCTGAGCGAGCGGGAGCGGAG CCTGCTGCGGAGGCGAAGCCAGGCAGCGCAGCCTCTGCAAAGGGAGGCGCGCGAGGCGGCGCGGGAGCGCGCGGAGCGGGTGCGCAGAAGACTGGAGGAGGCGGAGCGCCACAAGGAGGACTTG GAGCAGCACAGCAGGCAGCTGCAGGAGCAGTGGGAGGAGCTGTCGAGTCAG CTCTTCTACTACGGAGGAGAACCGCAGAGCCAGAAGAGCACGGAGCAGCAACTCACAGCCCAGTTGGTGACGCTGCAG AATGAACTGGAGCTGGCGGAGACCAAATGCGCCTTGCAGGAGGAGAAGCTGCAGCAG GGCGCGCTGCAGACAGCGGAGGCCTGGGCCATATTCCAGGAGCAGACCGTAGTCCTGCAGGTGCGGCCCCACTCAGACGCCAAGGTGCCTCCCGCCTCTCCTCCCCCAGACCTGGGGCG GTGTGACGGGCAGCTTCGCGGAGTGCAGTACAGCACCGAGTCGCTCATGGAGGAGATGGCCAGGGCGGACCGA GAGACGCGGCTGTTCGGCGGTCCTCGCGCGCTGGCCATCAG GCGGTGCGTGCTGGGCGCGCTGCAGGTGCTGCTGACGCTGCCGCTCCTCTTCCTGGGGCTGTCGCTGCTCTGGACGGTGCTGTTGGACCCCGGCGCCGTCTCCGCGTGGCTCTGGAGCCTCACCTCGGAGACGACGCTGCGCCGCCTGCGCTACACGCTGTCCCCGCTGCTGGAGCTGCGCGCTAACGGGCTGCTGCCAACCTAA
- the LOC117977439 gene encoding transmembrane protein 191A, with amino-acid sequence MVNNTDFLMLNNPWNKLCLVSMDFCFPLDFVSNLFWIFASKFIIVTGQIKADFKRTSWEAKVEGSLEPGRLRLQLASIAPLYSSLVTAGPVSKLIIHKRTSLPTVSPSNERAYLPPVSFTDLAHVFYFSINAKSNSFSLDIIIALGIPHNTQAHFNH; translated from the coding sequence ATGGTGAACAACACTGATTTTCTGATGTTGAACAATCCCTGGAATAAACTCTGCTTGGTTTCCATGGATTTCTGTTTCCCTTTAGATTTTGTTAGtaatttattttggatttttgcaTCCAAGTTCATAATTGTAACTGGACAAATAAAGGCAGATTTTAAAAGGACaagttgggaggctaaggtggaaggatcacttgagcctgggagattgaggctgcagctAGCCTCgattgctccactgtactccagcctggtgacagcagGACCTGTCTCTAAACTAATAATACATAAAAGGACGAGTTTACCTACAGTCTCACCAAGCAATGAAAGAGCTTATCTTCCTCCTGTTTCCTTTACGGATCTTGCTCATGTATTTTACTTTAGCATAAATGCTAAATCAAATTCTTTTTCACTAGACATCATCATAGCTCTAGGCATACCACATAATACCCAAGCACATTTTAATCAttaa